The DNA window TGACACAAAATTTATGCCAATTCTCCtaaaatgtgtcagtgcagtAACTTtaatacacacgacacacttgaGGATGATTTTgcttatattttcaaatagatttggacaaaacttaATACATAAAAGTTTTAATGCTACATATTATCTCTCTAATAAAATTAGTTTCATCTCATTTAAACCAATATACATATTATTATGCTAGAAACCATAACAGATATCACTTCTCCATTGCGGTTCAAGATATTTTTCAAACGTAAATCAATTACTAATACAATGTTTCGTTATGAAAAcatattttctcactttcattgtcaattatatatttcatatacTCGATAATTTGACAAATATCATGAATTATCGAAATCAAAATacgatttacgataatacgatgtgaGATCTTTACGATCATCacaaaaatatatgatattttcaaCTTGACAAGAATCTTTTGATAAgtatttaaatttgaatattGGACAGGGTGTCTAAAATTCTTTTGgtaattatataaatttcacaaaaattCTCATTAGGCCATCTTAAGAAATTTCTTAATCTATAtgactcatgaaaaatattatttttatgtcaaaatattactttttactcTATATATTAATCGAGTCGACCTGTTTCACGGTATATATTCATGAGAATGTCTAATAGGAATACATTTAACAAAAAttgttataatataaatatttatttattataataagtGTTCTAAAAAATTATAGGTGATAGTCTAGCTTATAGACGATTTTTTAGCTTAAATATCTAATTCTTCTTGTTCATCTCCACATCTCTTCGAAAATTCTTTTGTATCAAATTCAAACTCAAAATCTATGACATGCTTATCATATTCATCCAATACAaataaatgagaaaatatttcaaaaatattaaaaaataaatttaaaaaattatatattaatctaAGCTACTGTCTAGACGAATTATTATTCTCAGCTCTTCATACGCTAATTATtggtttaaataatttttatattaattattatttcatgtaatactaataaaaacgtataaatataattatattattaaataattatttcatatgttATGACTTGGGCCTTTTGGCTAAACCAATAATTACCGTATGAAGAGCTGAAAGACTCTCTCCCCACACTGACATCAAGCGCCGTCGTAGATTCGCTAGAACCCTGCCATCGAATCGTGTACTCCGGTGCTCTGTTCCGGAAGCTCCCCTCAGTACAGGTACTTTATTCCCCTCCTCGCGCGTTTACTTCGCTGAAAATTGTGGAAAACTTACGATCATCTCAATATCTGATTTAATTTTCTCTCTCACTCCGGTTTATGtgtacatttttattttatttttatttttattttcaatgcgTACTGTTGTGAAGTTGTTTAGATAATGGTGATCTGAATGCAGTGTGGATTTATGCTTTGGGGGGTTGATATGATAGGGATGAGTTGGCTTAGCGCTTTCCTAATCGGGGCGGGTTGTTTTGCCCTGGGGTGCCTGCTGGGGGCATGCCGTTCGGCTCGAGCTTTTCGTTTACTGATATCATCCAAAGAATCTAAGATTGCCGTGAATGACGATGATAAGAAGAATAAGAAGAAGAATGGGGGTAAACAACCACTTGAGGTCGAAGAACTGGCTGAAATTCTGGAAGATTTTAAAATGGTGATTGTGTTTACATTTATTTGATTAGCGTGGTGTCATATGCGTTATAAGGTCTAATAGTTTATTATTTGTGTGAAGGTTTTAGTTGTGAGAAATGACTTGAAAATGGGGAAAGGGAAGATTGCTGCCCAATGCAGGTAATTTATGGTATAGTTCGATGATTGCTTTGAAATGCAATGCCGGTTACGGATAGTTGGTCTGTTATATGTAGTAAATTAACTGAATATATTTTGTTGATATCGATTTTATTGAAGGAGAAACTAAAGATTATGTTCatagttttaaataattatcctcTCTTGTTCAATTAAATCTATATATTTCGTTGTGGGAACCTCAACAAAATAGTATTGTATATATAAATAAGAGGAATGGACTTCAAATATGTAATATGTACTGAAGAATTGTAAGGAAGAATGACATACTAGATTCTGAAGTTTATGATTGAAGGGAAACATTTGATCTTATATATTTTGGTTCTTATGCTTTATCTGTGGGGATGTGAAATAATCGGAATTGAACTCATTGTTATCAATATTGACAAGTGTTTAAACTTATTCCTGTAGTCaataataacttttaaaaagtgtttattttcttattcatAATGATTTCTTAAAAGATCATTTTGTTAGTTGTCTCatatcggttggataaaatacctggaagttgtatatatggtcttggacaatcctccatttttgagctagcttttggggttgagttaggtccaagttccaatcttaacatggtatcagagttCAGGTTCCACCATTATGTGTTAGACTGTCCATAGTTGGGTCACCCGTTCTACCTATAATtaggtcatttgtaaacttcacgctctAGATGTTCATTCCTAGGCGTGATGGGGGTGTGttagttgtcccacatcggttgcaTTAAATACCTGGGAGTTGTATATGTAGTCTTGGACAATCCCCcctcttgagctagcttttggggttgagttatgTCCAAATTCCAATCTTAACACATTTACATTTAAAAGTACACTTTTTGTTTTATTGTGTACAGCCATGCAACCTTGGGTCTGTATAAGAGACTTTTAAACAGGGCACCCAAGTCGTTGAACAGGTACTTCTAAGGCGCGATtccaaataattttcatgcaatttgaattaaaatgGTTGGTTTCAAATTTTTTACTGTTCAAGGTTGATCTTTGTGCAGGTGGGAGATGTGCGGGCAGGTAAAGGTGGTTGTAAAAATTGAAAGTGAAGATGATATGCTTATTTTACAGGTCAGAATGGCGACGGAGAAGAATTTCAATGATATGTTACGAAACATAGGTGTTCGGTTTAGTCTCATGCATGGTATCATACAATATGCAAATAGGCTATGCTATTTTGTTCAACTACAGTGCTTAATACAGCCCAAGGATTAAATAAACACTGAAGTAAACAACTGTGAGTGTTGTATTATTGTGTGTTGAATTTTTCTTGAAGGATAGAGTAAGTGAATTATACTTTCAATCACATGGTAACTGGAAGTATTCTGAATAGGCGGTGATTCATTTGTTGTAGAAAGAAAAATAAGATGGATAAAATGTCAAATTCTTAGTTCTTGAGCATCAATTTACTGTCTCAAACATAAACACAATTCCTTACAAGATATCTCACAATTTAAAATTCGACCTGCTCCGTTCATGAACCCTTTTTGGTGGAAAAAGCTATGATGATGGTGATTTGCTTCTGGCAGATTATGTATTGAACACCATCTCAAATAAGAAGGATAGAATTCGGTGTTGGTATATACATGATCTAAATTCTTCTTGTGCAGGAAAACTACAAAACTATGTTTATGATCAAACTGGATGCTTCCGCTTACCTTCTTGAGGATGCACTAACTTCATTTTGAGAGTTTAATGTGCACATCTCAAGATAATCATCCCTCATTTTGTATAGAAACTTGATCCGTATGGAATATCCATAAATCGTATACTTCATCACATGATATAAGTTCTATCACGATGATGTAATATTCTTTATCATCACTGGTCTGCTAATGTTTTTTAACTTGTGCAGGAAAGGGCAAAGTCGCTAAATATACCAACACATATAACTATTGATGCCGGGAGAACACAGATCGCCCCTAGTGAGTTATATAGCTATTTATTTTTGCGTGAATCGTTTCATGTTGATGTACTAGGTGACAATTGTTCCATTTTAGAAATACGATGAAACTAATTTGAAAAATCCTACTTGAACTGCCTTCATGTATGTATCCATGCTACTTTATTTTGATGAACTTCAAGTCAGTGAAACCTAATTTAAAGAGGGAAAGCACGACTCCCATCCCTGCCCTCCAACCGATGAAAAGAAATATTCACCCATGTAACACTTACCTCGTACTGGCTGAACATTTAGTGGCTTCAATTGAAAATCAAAACGTTGCCCTATTCGAATTTTCAggtttttataattaataattgtGAGCTTTTCATAATTAACTATGGCGGCTATGTATTTCTGAGATAATTTCTTTGGACTGAAAAGCCTAAACTGCTAGTTGGTTAAAATAAGCCTAGTTTATTAATTAGGGCTGCTTACATCTGCTCTTTTAATTGCAGCTGAACTATGGATGGATTCGGTTCTTAGTTGTGAAAAAAAAACGAacagaagcaataaatgcttgTAAAATGATAAATAGGATGTCTGCCTACTTTTTTTACATCAATATGAACAGATTTTAtcgtttttaaacttgaatTCTATGGCAATCCAACCTCCAAATGAACATGCAAAGTTATCACATTTTTTGAGATAGAGAGAAGATTCTGTTTTAGCTGAGAGTTTGAGGAAAATATCTGCATTTCAACAGATCATATTTTAGGTCtgtgttcattttttttatcagaacatatttatgaactgaattgcatattttttttttctggatTACGTTTATTGCTTTCCACTCAATTTCTCCATCCCAATTTTCCAGATTCAAGGACGGTGATGGCGGTGCTAGGTAAGGTTCACATTTTCTATGTCCATGTAACTTTCAGTTCTCAATGCTGGTGGAGCAAGGTTATCTGGGTCAAGCTCGGATTATGAGAAATTGCGTCTCCTGCCAGCACACAGAGTTGTGTAAATTCACT is part of the Primulina tabacum isolate GXHZ01 chromosome 18, ASM2559414v2, whole genome shotgun sequence genome and encodes:
- the LOC142533357 gene encoding uncharacterized protein LOC142533357 isoform X1, with the protein product MLWGVDMIGMSWLSAFLIGAGCFALGCLLGACRSARAFRLLISSKESKIAVNDDDKKNKKKNGGKQPLEVEELAEILEDFKMVLVVRNDLKMGKGKIAAQCSHATLGLYKRLLNRAPKSLNRWEMCGQVKVVVKIESEDDMLILQERAKSLNIPTHITIDAGRTQIAPNSRTVMAVLGPADLVDDVTGGLKLL
- the LOC142533357 gene encoding uncharacterized protein LOC142533357 isoform X3; translated protein: MLWGVDMIGMSWLSAFLIGAGCFALGCLLGACRSARAFRLLISSKESKIAVNDDDKKNKKKNGGKQPLEVEELAEILEDFKMVLVVRNDLKMGKGKIAAQCSHATLGLYKRLLNRAPKSLNRWEMCGQERAKSLNIPTHITIDAGRTQIAPNSRTVMAVLGPADLVDDVTGGLKLL
- the LOC142533357 gene encoding uncharacterized protein LOC142533357 isoform X2, translating into MSWLSAFLIGAGCFALGCLLGACRSARAFRLLISSKESKIAVNDDDKKNKKKNGGKQPLEVEELAEILEDFKMVLVVRNDLKMGKGKIAAQCSHATLGLYKRLLNRAPKSLNRWEMCGQVKVVVKIESEDDMLILQERAKSLNIPTHITIDAGRTQIAPNSRTVMAVLGPADLVDDVTGGLKLL